The DNA segment AGAGGGAACATTATGGTCCTTTAATCTTTTATTTACTGCTATAAGAAGCTCATCGATTTTTGATTTTGGTGGATCTGCCCATTCTGGAAGAGGGATTAAATCTATTTTTCTTCTATTTAATCTGTTGTAGATTATATCTACATCCAAATTATATTTTATCTTTACTTCATTTTTAAAAGTTTCAGCAATTCTATTTAGTTTATCTTCCTCTTCAGAAGTTGCAACTCTTCTTTCCAAAGTAATAAAATCTCCATCTTTCCATTGAAAAACCTCAGAGCCTCTATTAGTACAGAAATATAAATTATAAGCTAAATCTCTATCCAGCCAAGGACCAACTTGTCTCCATACATTATTTATATTAGTCCCCGTAATAATGACAATTTTAATACCTAATTTTAATAATTGATGAAAGGGTTCCTTTAAATACTCAGCAGAAGAAAAACGATCTGGCACAGCAGTGCCATCCCAATCAAAAATTATAGCCTTAAATCTTTTTTTAGATAGTAGTTCTATCATATGCATACATCTGCCCCCAACTTCTTCATACTTTACTTTTTTCCTCTACCCTCTAAGACCTGTAGTTACTATACCTTCTAAGAAAGCTCGCTGAGCTAAGAAAAAGATTATTATACATGGTAAGATGGAAATAAGAGTTGCGGCAGATAAAAGATTTGTATATCTAAAATATAGATTTTTATATGAAAGAAGAGCTAAAGAAAGAGTATACTTTTCTGTACTGGAAATATAAATGAGAGGACCCAAAAGGTCATTCCAATGTCCTAAGAAAGAAAATACCGCAACTGTTGTAAGAGCAGGGCGAGAAAGAGGGAGAATGATTTGCCACCAAACTCTAAAAGAAGATGCTCCATCTATATACGCTGCATCTACCAAATCTCTCGGAATTGTGAGAAAAAATTGTCTTAGTAAAAAGATAAAAAAAGCTGACCCAAAGAAAGATGGAACAAAAAGAGGTTTAAAAGTATTTATCCATCCTAAAAAATAAAAAATTCTATAAATTGGGATCATAGTTACTTCTCCAGGAAGCATCATTGTAGAAAGAACCAGTAAAAATATTAAATCTCTACCTTTAAATCTTAAAAAGGAAAAGCCAAAGGCTACCAACGAACTAGATAATAATGTTCCTAAAACTCCCATAAAGGTTACAAAAGAAGTATTCAATAAATAACGAAAGAAAGGTTGTTGAGTAAATACCTCTATATATGCCTCTAAAGTAAAAGGATTAGGAATCCATATATCTCTTGCTGTATCTTCAAGTCTCATAAAAGATCGAGAAATTAGCCATGCTACAGGGAAAAGGACAAGAATTGCTCCTGCTGTAAGAATAGCATAGATAATTAACCTTGTAAGAAATTTCTTAAAAAATTTTAAATACATTTAACCACCTTCCTCATTTCTTAAGTTCTGTTTCATAATAAACCCATAAAGGAGAAGATTTAAATATTAAAAGAGTAATTAATAAAATTATAATAAAAAGAATCCAAGCAAGAGCGGAAGCATATCCCATTTTAAAATCTACAAAAGCATTAACATAAAGATATAGTACATAAAATAAAGCGGAATTTTGGGGACCTCCTTGAGAACCAAACATGAAATATGCTGGAGAAAATACCTTAAGAGAACCAATTACAGCCATCACAAAGTTAAAAAATATCACTGGAGAAATCATAGGTAAAGTTATGTATATAAAACGTTTAAAAGGACCTGCTCCATCTATTTCCGCTGATTCGTATAATTCCTTAGGAACTCCTTGTAAAGCTGCTAAAAATATTACCATGGCTCCTCCTACTCCCCAAATACTCATTAGGACCAATGCTGGAATAACCCATTTAGGATCTAAAAGCCAGGCAGGTCCAGAAATTCCAAACCAGCTTAAGATACGATTAATAAGTCCAGTGGTAGGATTTAGAAGCATCATCCATAACAGAGCCACAGAAGCTCCTGAAACAACTGTAGGAAGATAATAAATAGTCCTATATATTTGCTGTCCTTTTATTTTTTGGTTTAAAAGAACAGCAAGAATAAGAGCCACTGTTATCTGACTTGGAACAGCTAAAATTGTAAAATAAAAAGAATTTCTTAATGATTTATAAAATAAAGGATCTTTAAAAATATCTCGATAATTTTGAAAGCCTATCCATTCTGGAGTTGTAAAAACATTCCATTTTGTAAAGGAATAAAATAAAGAAGCCACCATAGGACCAAGAGTAAAAACAAAAAAGCCAATTATCCAAGGAGAAATGAAAAGATAACCCTCTATATTCTTTAATATTTTTTTAAACATACTCATCTCTTTAAAGGGGAAGGGGTTAAAATCTTCCCCCTTCCCCTTTATCCTTTATTCCCCTCCTTTTAAAATTTTATTAATTTTCTCACATGCCTCTTTAAGGGCTACTTCTGGAGATTTTGGATTGAAGCTTGTTAAGACCGAATCTCTAAGTTCATCTAAGACTCTTCCAATAGCACGACTATCAGGAGACTTAAATTGAGGTTCTTGTAAGTCTATGGCTTTAATAAATAATTCTGCACCAGGGAATTGCTTTGCAAATAAACTTCCTGAACGTTTACTCCCTGGTATTTGTGTCTTTGTTAGAGCTAAAATATCTTGTGCTCTTGGATCTGCAGTAAGGAAGGTTATAGCTGTAAAAGCTGCTTCAGGGTTGGGTGCCTTTGCAGGAATAGCTAATCCTACCACCTCCATTTCTCCTGAACCACCAAAATTTCCTTTACCTGGCTGTAATGCAAGTCCCCACTTAAATTTTGTAATCTTTGTAAGAATAGGCATGAAGTAAGGACCTACATCACAGAACATAGCTACCTTTTCTGCCATAAACATATCAATAGGTCCCATACCTCCTGTTTCTTCTGGTTTTGGCGCAGCCCCGTGTACCCATACTAAGTCATATACATATTTCAGAGATTCTAAAGCTTCAGGTCTATTTAACATACACCTCTTACCTTCTCTATCTAATACTCTTCCTCCAAATTGATATAACCATTGATTCCACCAAGGAAATCCTGAACCCCATCTCTTTCCAGG comes from the Dictyoglomus sp. NZ13-RE01 genome and includes:
- a CDS encoding sugar ABC transporter ATP-binding protein, which produces MYLKFFKKFLTRLIIYAILTAGAILVLFPVAWLISRSFMRLEDTARDIWIPNPFTLEAYIEVFTQQPFFRYLLNTSFVTFMGVLGTLLSSSLVAFGFSFLRFKGRDLIFLLVLSTMMLPGEVTMIPIYRIFYFLGWINTFKPLFVPSFFGSAFFIFLLRQFFLTIPRDLVDAAYIDGASSFRVWWQIILPLSRPALTTVAVFSFLGHWNDLLGPLIYISSTEKYTLSLALLSYKNLYFRYTNLLSAATLISILPCIIIFFLAQRAFLEGIVTTGLRG
- a CDS encoding ABC transporter permease → MSMFKKILKNIEGYLFISPWIIGFFVFTLGPMVASLFYSFTKWNVFTTPEWIGFQNYRDIFKDPLFYKSLRNSFYFTILAVPSQITVALILAVLLNQKIKGQQIYRTIYYLPTVVSGASVALLWMMLLNPTTGLINRILSWFGISGPAWLLDPKWVIPALVLMSIWGVGGAMVIFLAALQGVPKELYESAEIDGAGPFKRFIYITLPMISPVIFFNFVMAVIGSLKVFSPAYFMFGSQGGPQNSALFYVLYLYVNAFVDFKMGYASALAWILFIIILLITLLIFKSSPLWVYYETELKK